A window from Pangasianodon hypophthalmus isolate fPanHyp1 chromosome 4, fPanHyp1.pri, whole genome shotgun sequence encodes these proteins:
- the ptgr1.2 gene encoding prostaglandin reductase 1 isoform X2 — MVKAKVWTLRKHFVGFPKESDFELKEETLPELQNGEVQLEAIFLSLDPYMRAVSSTLMKEGDVQIGAQVAKVLQSRNPAFPVGCYVVAPCGWRTHSVTNGKAIFSLEMTRVLPDWPQDVPLSLAVGALGMPGLTALYGLEEILQVKPGETVLVSAAAGAVGTMVGQICKIKGCKVVGSAGSEEKVAYLKELGFDYVFNYKTVTSLDEALKQASPEGYDCYFENVGGAFFTAALSQMRPRGRIAVCGAISLYNATTPQMCPFPHMTMLAKSIRMEGFQVSQWPEKDVASVRRLLKWLKEAS, encoded by the exons ATGGTTAAAGCTAAGGTCTGGACACTTCGGAAGCATTTTGTTGGCTTTCCAAAGGAGAGTGACTTTGAGCTTAAAGAGGAGACATTACCTGAGCTTCAAAATGGAG AGGTCCAACTGGAGGCCATCTTCCTCAGCCTTGATCCATATATGAG AGCTGTGAGTTCAACTTTAATGAAAGAAGGTGATGTACAGATTGGAGCTCAGGTTGCAAA GGTACTTCAAAGCCGGAACCCAGCATTTCCTGTGGGCTGTTATGTGGTTGCTCCATGTGGATGGAGGACACACAGTGTGACCAATGGCAAAGCAATTTTTAGCCTTGAAATGACTCGAGTTCTTCCTGATTGGCCCCAAGACGTTCCTCTTTCCTTGGCTGTTGGTGCACTAGGGATGCCTGG TTTGACTGCCCTGTACGGCCTAGAGGAGATTCTGCAGGTGAAGCCAGGTGAAACTGTTCTGGTGAGTGCAGCAGCTGGTGCTGTGGGTACCATGGTGGGACAGATTTGTAAGATTAAAGGCTGTAAAGTGGTGGGTTCTGCTGGGAGTGAGGAAAAAGTGGCCTACCTGAAGGAGCTGGGCTTTGACTACGTTTTCAACTACAAGACCGTAACATCTCTGGATGAGGCACTGAAGCAAGCTTCACCTGAAGGCTATGACTGCTATTTTGAGAAT GTTGGAGGTGCTTTCTTTACTGCAGCACTTAGTCAGATGAGGCCTCGAGGACGCATTGCTGTGTGTGGTGCAATATCGCTGTACAACGCCACCACACCTCAGATGT GTCCTTTTCCCCACATGACCATGCTGGCCAAGAGCATTAGGATGGAGGGATTCCAAGTCAGTCAGTGGCCAGAGAAAGATGTGGCATCTGTCAGAAGACTGCTTAAGTGGCTGAAGGAGGCAAGTTAA
- the ptgr1.2 gene encoding prostaglandin reductase 1 isoform X1 → MVKAKVWTLRKHFVGFPKESDFELKEETLPELQNGEVQLEAIFLSLDPYMRAVSSTLMKEGDVQIGAQVAKVLQSRNPAFPVGCYVVAPCGWRTHSVTNGKAIFSLEMTRVLPDWPQDVPLSLAVGALGMPGLTALYGLEEILQVKPGETVLVSAAAGAVGTMVGQICKIKGCKVVGSAGSEEKVAYLKELGFDYVFNYKTVTSLDEALKQASPEGYDCYFENVGGAFFTAALSQMRPRGRIAVCGAISLYNATTPQMCPFPHMTMLAKSIRMEGFQVSQWPEKDVASVRRLLKWLKEGKLKAKENVTVGFEKMPAAFIQMLRGTELGKAVVKV, encoded by the exons ATGGTTAAAGCTAAGGTCTGGACACTTCGGAAGCATTTTGTTGGCTTTCCAAAGGAGAGTGACTTTGAGCTTAAAGAGGAGACATTACCTGAGCTTCAAAATGGAG AGGTCCAACTGGAGGCCATCTTCCTCAGCCTTGATCCATATATGAG AGCTGTGAGTTCAACTTTAATGAAAGAAGGTGATGTACAGATTGGAGCTCAGGTTGCAAA GGTACTTCAAAGCCGGAACCCAGCATTTCCTGTGGGCTGTTATGTGGTTGCTCCATGTGGATGGAGGACACACAGTGTGACCAATGGCAAAGCAATTTTTAGCCTTGAAATGACTCGAGTTCTTCCTGATTGGCCCCAAGACGTTCCTCTTTCCTTGGCTGTTGGTGCACTAGGGATGCCTGG TTTGACTGCCCTGTACGGCCTAGAGGAGATTCTGCAGGTGAAGCCAGGTGAAACTGTTCTGGTGAGTGCAGCAGCTGGTGCTGTGGGTACCATGGTGGGACAGATTTGTAAGATTAAAGGCTGTAAAGTGGTGGGTTCTGCTGGGAGTGAGGAAAAAGTGGCCTACCTGAAGGAGCTGGGCTTTGACTACGTTTTCAACTACAAGACCGTAACATCTCTGGATGAGGCACTGAAGCAAGCTTCACCTGAAGGCTATGACTGCTATTTTGAGAAT GTTGGAGGTGCTTTCTTTACTGCAGCACTTAGTCAGATGAGGCCTCGAGGACGCATTGCTGTGTGTGGTGCAATATCGCTGTACAACGCCACCACACCTCAGATGT GTCCTTTTCCCCACATGACCATGCTGGCCAAGAGCATTAGGATGGAGGGATTCCAAGTCAGTCAGTGGCCAGAGAAAGATGTGGCATCTGTCAGAAGACTGCTTAAGTGGCTGAAGGAG GGGAAACTTAAGGCCAAAGAAAATGTCACAGTGGGCTTTGAGAAGATGCCTGCTGCCTTCATCCAGATGCTGAGAGGGACAGAACTGGGAAAAGCTGTTGTTAAAGTGTAA